The Streptomyces sp. NBC_01255 genome window below encodes:
- a CDS encoding sugar phosphate isomerase/epimerase family protein yields the protein MAEPVVRIPDAKVALSTASVYPESTATAFEIAARLGYDGVEVMVWTDPVSQDIEALRRLSDYHQVPILAVHAPCLLITQRVWSTDPWVKLQRAQAAAEKLGASAVVVHPPFRWQRQYAKDFVTGIWRMADETDVRFAVENMYPWRYKDREMLAYAPEWDVTKDDYRHFTVDLSHTATARTDALAMIDRMGDRLGHVHLADGKGSAKDEHLVPGRGTQPCAELLERLALTGFDGHVVIEVNTRRAMSAAEREADLAEALAFTRLHLASAAAGRPTRVPRP from the coding sequence GTGGCAGAACCAGTGGTGCGCATCCCGGATGCGAAGGTCGCCCTGTCGACGGCCTCGGTCTATCCGGAGTCGACGGCGACGGCCTTCGAGATCGCCGCGCGCCTCGGGTACGACGGCGTCGAGGTCATGGTGTGGACCGACCCCGTCAGCCAGGACATCGAGGCGCTGCGCCGCCTCTCCGACTACCACCAGGTCCCGATCCTGGCCGTCCACGCCCCCTGCCTCCTCATCACGCAGCGCGTCTGGTCCACCGACCCGTGGGTCAAGCTCCAGCGCGCCCAGGCGGCGGCCGAGAAGCTCGGCGCGTCGGCGGTCGTCGTGCACCCGCCGTTCCGCTGGCAGCGCCAGTACGCGAAGGACTTCGTCACCGGCATCTGGCGGATGGCGGACGAGACCGACGTCCGGTTCGCCGTCGAGAACATGTACCCGTGGCGGTACAAGGACCGCGAGATGCTCGCGTACGCCCCCGAGTGGGACGTCACGAAGGACGACTACCGGCACTTCACCGTCGACCTCTCGCACACCGCGACCGCCCGCACCGACGCCCTCGCGATGATCGACCGCATGGGCGACCGCCTCGGCCACGTCCACCTCGCCGACGGCAAGGGCTCCGCCAAGGACGAGCACCTGGTCCCGGGGCGTGGCACACAGCCCTGCGCCGAACTCCTGGAGCGGCTCGCGCTCACCGGCTTCGACGGCCACGTCGTCATCGAGGTCAACACCCGCCGCGCGATGTCAGCCGCCGAACGCGAGGCCGACCTCGCCGAGGCCCTGGCCTTCACCCGCCTCCACCTCGCGTCCGCCGCCGCCGGCCGCCCCACCCGGGTCCCGCGCCCATGA
- the disA gene encoding DNA integrity scanning diadenylate cyclase DisA, protein MAAKDGATAPGKSGAGSGNEALMRAALSAVAPGTALRDGLERILRGNTGGLIVLGLDKTVDSMCTGGFVLDVEFAATRLRELCKLDGALVLDKDITKIHRAGVQLVPDASIPTEETGTRHRTADRVSKQCNYPVVSVSQSMHLIALYVNGERRVLEESAAILSRANQALATLERYKLRLDEVAGTLSALEIEDLVTVRDVTAVAQRLEMVRRIATEIAEYVVELGTDGRLLSLQLDELIAGVEPERELVVRDYVPEPTAKRSRTVAEALTELDALSHTELLELPVVARALGYSGSPETLDSAVSPRGYRLLAKVPRLPGAIIERLVEHFGGLQKLLAASVDDLQTVDGVGEARARSVREGLSRLAESSILERYV, encoded by the coding sequence GTGGCAGCGAAGGACGGGGCAACAGCTCCCGGGAAGTCCGGCGCGGGCTCCGGCAATGAGGCGCTCATGCGTGCCGCCCTCAGCGCGGTCGCCCCTGGCACCGCGCTGCGCGACGGCCTGGAGCGGATCCTCCGGGGCAACACCGGCGGTCTCATCGTGCTCGGCCTGGACAAGACGGTCGACTCGATGTGCACCGGCGGCTTCGTGCTGGACGTCGAGTTCGCCGCGACGCGCCTGCGCGAGCTGTGCAAGCTCGACGGCGCGCTCGTCCTCGACAAGGACATCACCAAGATCCACCGCGCCGGTGTGCAGCTGGTCCCGGACGCCTCCATCCCCACCGAGGAGACCGGCACCCGGCACCGCACCGCGGACCGGGTCTCCAAGCAGTGCAACTACCCGGTCGTCTCCGTCTCGCAGTCGATGCATCTGATCGCGCTGTACGTGAACGGTGAGCGCCGGGTCCTGGAGGAGTCGGCCGCGATCCTCTCCCGCGCCAACCAGGCGCTCGCGACCCTGGAGCGGTACAAGCTCCGGCTCGACGAGGTGGCCGGCACGCTCTCCGCGCTGGAGATCGAGGACCTGGTCACGGTCCGGGACGTCACCGCCGTCGCCCAGCGTCTGGAGATGGTGCGCCGGATCGCCACCGAGATCGCCGAGTACGTGGTCGAGCTCGGCACCGACGGACGGCTCCTGTCGCTCCAGCTCGACGAGCTGATCGCGGGCGTGGAGCCGGAGCGCGAGCTGGTGGTCCGGGACTACGTGCCCGAGCCCACCGCCAAGCGCTCGCGGACGGTCGCCGAGGCGCTCACCGAGCTGGACGCGCTCAGCCACACCGAGCTCCTCGAACTTCCCGTCGTGGCGAGGGCGCTGGGCTACAGCGGCTCGCCCGAGACCCTCGACTCGGCCGTCTCGCCGCGCGGCTACCGGCTCCTCGCGAAGGTTCCGCGGCTGCCGGGCGCGATCATCGAGCGGCTCGTGGAGCACTTCGGCGGGCTGCAGAAGCTCCTCGCGGCGAGCGTCGACGACCTCCAGACCGTCGACGGGGTCGGCGAGGCCCGCGCCCGCAGCGTGCGCGAGGGCCTCTCGCGGCTCGCGGAGTCCTCGATCCTGGAGCGGTACGTCTGA
- a CDS encoding BACON domain-containing protein codes for MTSSRLDPPTCTTGAHRAHRGAAEQGPRTLGRRPPARYEAALDGLYTYCLSVLCEHDTATAVLGDVLAVAERHHGRCPSDEEGRAAWLYALARWACLRTLGEQRRKRQGAHTGRPAVTAPEPPPVSDETAEHRRAELARLAWPEAAGTTPEQREALELAVRHGLSHRQIAAVLSLDPLAARELLAMAACEVERTRAALAVVETGSCPTVARLTGDHRVLLSAALRAELVRHVDDCPRCRRAAERVGATGPWPGAAPRPPDRLPLVEAPRAAAYMAMLHVPRARAGAPRFTPTGFPMDPKDHTARRDRLRARAVTTTVVAAVVAAPVLALWTSYRGTPAADEGVQGGTRISAREADEPVDEDGRPYDRYENAGNARTTPEPRFTRGSRSPDVSVEVVSPGGPTGSVGPSRPGEPAPGWLTVGARGSGDLTMLTLTADGGSPVAWSLWTDAPWLYVSRASGTLRPGETVTIVVRVDHGREPAGAWSARVGVNPSGAVVRIDGQGQTAPPQVTRPVTPPPTTTDPTTPPTSPPTTEPPTSPPTTEPPTTPPTTEPTTPPPTTDPGTTPPTSPPTTEPTTPPPTTEPTTPPPTTDPGTTDPGTPPPTTDDPPPSGP; via the coding sequence GTGACGAGCAGCAGGCTGGATCCCCCCACATGCACCACCGGCGCACACCGGGCGCACCGCGGCGCCGCGGAGCAGGGACCGCGCACGCTCGGCCGCCGGCCCCCCGCCCGCTACGAGGCCGCCCTCGACGGCCTCTACACGTACTGCCTCTCCGTGCTCTGCGAGCACGACACGGCCACCGCCGTCCTCGGCGACGTCCTCGCCGTCGCCGAGCGCCACCACGGCCGCTGCCCCTCCGACGAGGAGGGCCGCGCGGCCTGGCTGTACGCACTCGCCCGCTGGGCCTGCCTGCGCACCCTCGGCGAGCAGCGCCGCAAGCGACAGGGCGCCCACACCGGCCGCCCCGCCGTCACCGCGCCCGAACCGCCCCCGGTCTCCGACGAGACCGCCGAGCACCGCCGCGCCGAACTCGCCAGGCTCGCCTGGCCCGAGGCGGCCGGCACCACCCCCGAGCAGCGCGAGGCCCTGGAGCTGGCCGTCCGGCACGGCCTGAGCCACCGCCAGATCGCCGCCGTCCTCTCCCTCGACCCGCTCGCCGCCCGCGAGCTCCTCGCCATGGCCGCCTGTGAGGTCGAGCGGACCCGCGCCGCCCTCGCCGTCGTCGAGACCGGCAGCTGCCCCACCGTCGCGCGGCTCACCGGCGACCACAGGGTGCTCCTCTCCGCCGCCCTGCGTGCCGAACTCGTCCGGCACGTCGACGACTGCCCCCGCTGCCGCCGGGCCGCCGAGCGGGTGGGCGCCACCGGCCCCTGGCCCGGCGCCGCACCCCGCCCGCCGGACCGGCTGCCGCTCGTCGAGGCGCCACGGGCCGCCGCCTACATGGCGATGCTGCACGTCCCACGCGCGCGTGCCGGTGCCCCGCGCTTCACCCCGACCGGTTTCCCCATGGATCCCAAGGACCACACGGCCCGCCGCGACCGGCTGCGGGCCCGCGCGGTGACCACCACCGTCGTCGCGGCCGTCGTGGCCGCCCCGGTCCTCGCCCTGTGGACCTCGTACCGCGGCACTCCGGCCGCCGACGAGGGCGTCCAGGGCGGCACCAGGATCAGCGCGCGCGAGGCGGACGAGCCGGTGGACGAGGACGGCCGCCCGTACGACCGCTACGAGAACGCGGGCAATGCCCGCACCACGCCCGAGCCCCGCTTCACCCGCGGCAGTCGCTCCCCGGACGTTTCGGTCGAGGTCGTCAGCCCCGGCGGCCCCACGGGCTCCGTGGGACCCTCCCGGCCCGGCGAGCCCGCCCCGGGCTGGCTCACGGTCGGCGCGCGCGGTTCCGGTGACCTGACGATGCTCACGCTCACCGCCGACGGCGGCTCGCCCGTCGCCTGGTCGCTGTGGACGGACGCCCCCTGGCTGTACGTGAGCCGGGCCTCCGGCACGCTCCGCCCCGGCGAGACGGTCACGATCGTCGTCCGCGTCGACCACGGGCGCGAGCCCGCGGGCGCGTGGAGCGCCCGCGTCGGCGTGAACCCCTCGGGCGCGGTCGTTCGCATCGACGGTCAGGGGCAGACTGCCCCGCCGCAGGTCACCCGCCCGGTCACCCCGCCGCCCACGACGACCGACCCGACCACACCCCCGACGAGCCCGCCGACCACGGAGCCCCCGACGAGCCCGCCGACCACGGAGCCGCCGACGACCCCGCCGACGACGGAACCGACCACACCCCCGCCGACGACCGACCCGGGGACGACACCCCCCACCTCACCGCCGACCACGGAGCCGACCACCCCGCCGCCGACGACGGAGCCGACCACGCCCCCGCCGACGACCGACCCGGGCACGACTGACCCGGGCACGCCCCCGCCGACGACGGACGACCCGCCGCCGTCCGGCCCCTGA
- a CDS encoding Ppx/GppA phosphatase family protein — MRLGVLDVGSNTVHLLVVDAHPGARPLPAHSHKAELRLAELLDERGAIAPDGVERLIATVRDALLAAEDKGCEEVLPFATSAVREATNADAVLARVKDETGVDLQVLTGEEEARLTFLAARRWFGWSAGKLLLLDIGGGSLEVAYGIDEDPDTAVSLPLGAGRLTSGWLPGDRADADAVKSLRRHVRAQIARTVGEFSRFGRPDHVVATSKTFKQLARIAGAPGSGDGLYVQRVLSRKSLEEWVPRLAAMTVPERAALPGVSEGRAPQLLAGALVAEGAMDLLGVEELEICPWALREGVILRRLDHLPEE; from the coding sequence ATGAGACTCGGAGTCCTCGACGTCGGTTCGAACACGGTGCACCTGCTGGTGGTGGACGCCCACCCCGGCGCCCGCCCGCTGCCCGCCCACTCCCACAAGGCGGAGCTGCGGCTCGCCGAGCTCCTCGACGAGCGGGGCGCGATCGCGCCCGACGGCGTCGAGCGGCTCATCGCGACCGTCCGGGACGCGCTCCTGGCGGCCGAGGACAAGGGCTGCGAGGAGGTGCTGCCCTTCGCCACCTCGGCGGTCCGCGAGGCCACCAACGCCGACGCCGTCCTCGCCCGGGTCAAGGACGAGACCGGGGTCGACCTCCAGGTCCTCACCGGCGAGGAGGAGGCCCGGCTCACCTTCCTCGCCGCCCGCCGCTGGTTCGGCTGGTCCGCGGGCAAGCTCCTCCTCCTCGACATCGGCGGCGGCTCCCTCGAAGTCGCGTACGGCATCGACGAGGACCCGGACACGGCCGTCTCCCTGCCGCTCGGCGCGGGCCGCCTCACCTCGGGCTGGCTGCCCGGCGACCGGGCCGACGCCGACGCCGTGAAGTCGCTGCGCCGGCACGTCCGCGCCCAGATCGCCCGTACGGTCGGCGAGTTCAGCCGCTTCGGCCGCCCCGACCACGTCGTGGCCACCTCCAAGACCTTCAAGCAGCTCGCCCGGATCGCCGGCGCGCCCGGTTCGGGGGACGGCCTGTACGTCCAGCGCGTCCTGTCCCGCAAGTCCCTGGAGGAATGGGTCCCGCGCCTCGCCGCGATGACCGTCCCCGAGCGCGCGGCCCTGCCGGGCGTCTCGGAAGGCCGCGCCCCCCAGCTCCTCGCGGGCGCGCTCGTCGCCGAGGGCGCGATGGACCTGCTCGGAGTGGAGGAGCTGGAGATCTGCCCGTGGGCGCTGCGCGAGGGCGTGATCCTGCGCCGCCTGGACCACCTGCCGGAGGAGTGA
- a CDS encoding TetR/AcrR family transcriptional regulator codes for MTDPAPRRRGRPSRTGEDSGPGARERILEAARTQFAERGYDKASVRGIAKAAGVDPALVHHYFGTKDEVFAAAIEVSFEPALVVPAILGGPREAIGERLARFFIGVWENPVSRAPLLAIVRSALTHEAAAKVLRTFVLRRLLERIAAELDVPEPSFRAELAASHMIGIVILRYVIEVEPLASADPEEIVAQVAPTLQRYLTES; via the coding sequence ATGACCGACCCGGCCCCGCGCCGGCGCGGCCGCCCGTCCCGTACCGGAGAGGACAGCGGACCGGGCGCGCGCGAACGCATCCTGGAGGCGGCCCGCACGCAGTTCGCGGAGCGCGGGTACGACAAGGCCTCCGTCCGCGGCATCGCCAAGGCGGCCGGCGTGGACCCGGCGCTCGTGCACCACTACTTCGGTACGAAGGACGAGGTCTTCGCCGCCGCGATCGAGGTCTCCTTCGAGCCGGCGCTCGTCGTCCCGGCGATCCTCGGCGGCCCGCGCGAGGCCATCGGCGAACGGCTCGCGCGCTTCTTCATCGGCGTCTGGGAGAACCCGGTCAGCCGCGCCCCGCTCCTCGCGATCGTCCGCTCCGCGCTGACCCACGAGGCCGCGGCCAAGGTGCTGCGGACCTTCGTGCTCCGCCGGCTCCTGGAGCGGATCGCGGCCGAACTCGACGTACCGGAGCCGAGCTTCCGGGCGGAGCTGGCGGCGTCCCACATGATCGGGATCGTGATCCTGCGGTACGTGATCGAGGTCGAGCCGCTGGCCTCGGCCGACCCGGAGGAGATCGTGGCCCAGGTGGCCCCGACGCTCCAGCGGTACCTGACCGAGAGCTGA
- the radA gene encoding DNA repair protein RadA — MAARTKTAKDRPSYRCTECGWQTAKWLGRCPECQAWGTVEEYGAPAVRTTAAGRVSTAAVPIAQVDGRTATARSTGVDELDRVLGGGLVPGAVVLLAGEPGVGKSTLLLDVAAKAASDEHRTLYVTGEESASQVRLRADRIGALSDHLYLAAETDLSAVLGHLDAVKPSLLIMDSVQTVASPEIDGAPGGMAQVREVAGALIRASKERGMSTLLVGHVTKDGAIAGPRLLEHLVDVVLSFEGDRHARLRLVRGVKNRYGATDEVGCFELHDEGITGLTDPSGLFLTRRDVAVPGTCLTVTLEGRRPLVAEVQSLTVDSQIPSPRRTVSGLETSRVSMMLAVLEQRGRISALGKRDIYSATVGGVKLSEPAADLAIALALASAASDTPLPKNLVAIGEVGLAGEVRRVTGVQRRLAEAHRLGFTHALVPPDPGKVPAGMKVTEVADMGDALRVLPRSRRAPRSESAEG; from the coding sequence ATGGCTGCCCGTACGAAAACCGCCAAGGACCGGCCGTCCTACCGCTGCACCGAGTGCGGCTGGCAGACGGCCAAGTGGCTCGGCCGCTGCCCCGAGTGCCAGGCCTGGGGGACGGTCGAGGAGTACGGCGCGCCCGCGGTCCGGACGACCGCCGCCGGCCGGGTCTCCACCGCCGCCGTCCCCATCGCACAGGTCGACGGCCGGACGGCGACCGCCCGCTCGACCGGCGTCGACGAGCTGGACCGGGTCCTCGGCGGGGGCCTGGTGCCCGGCGCCGTCGTGCTGCTCGCGGGCGAGCCCGGCGTCGGCAAGTCCACGCTCCTGCTCGACGTGGCGGCGAAGGCGGCGAGCGACGAGCACCGCACGCTGTACGTCACGGGCGAGGAGTCCGCGAGCCAGGTCCGGCTGCGCGCCGACCGGATCGGCGCGCTCAGCGACCACCTGTACCTGGCGGCGGAGACCGATCTGTCGGCCGTCCTCGGTCACCTCGACGCCGTGAAGCCCTCGCTGCTGATCATGGACTCGGTGCAGACGGTCGCCTCCCCCGAGATCGACGGCGCGCCCGGCGGCATGGCGCAGGTCCGCGAGGTCGCCGGAGCCCTCATCCGGGCCTCCAAGGAGCGGGGCATGTCCACGCTGCTCGTCGGCCACGTCACCAAGGACGGCGCCATCGCCGGGCCCCGGCTCCTGGAGCACCTGGTCGACGTCGTCCTGAGCTTCGAGGGCGACCGGCACGCGCGCCTGCGCCTGGTCCGGGGCGTGAAGAACCGCTACGGGGCGACCGACGAGGTCGGCTGCTTCGAGCTGCACGACGAGGGCATCACGGGTCTGACCGACCCGTCGGGGCTCTTCCTGACCCGGCGTGACGTGGCCGTGCCGGGCACCTGCCTGACGGTGACCCTGGAGGGCCGCCGCCCGCTCGTCGCCGAGGTCCAGTCGCTGACGGTGGACTCGCAGATCCCCTCGCCGCGCCGGACCGTCTCCGGCCTGGAGACCTCCCGGGTCTCGATGATGCTGGCGGTCCTGGAGCAGCGGGGCCGGATCAGCGCGCTGGGCAAGCGGGACATCTACAGCGCGACCGTGGGCGGCGTGAAGCTCTCCGAGCCGGCCGCCGACCTGGCGATCGCGCTCGCCCTCGCCTCCGCGGCGAGCGACACCCCGCTGCCGAAGAACCTGGTCGCGATCGGCGAGGTCGGACTCGCGGGCGAGGTCCGCCGGGTCACGGGCGTCCAGCGCCGGCTGGCCGAGGCCCACCGGCTGGGCTTCACGCACGCACTGGTGCCGCCGGACCCGGGCAAGGTGCCGGCGGGCATGAAGGTGACAGAGGTCGCGGACATGGGGGACGCGCTGCGCGTCCTGCCCCGCAGCCGCCGCGCGCCGCGCTCGGAGAGCGCGGAGGGGTAG
- a CDS encoding serine/threonine-protein kinase, protein MPPLRSTGADRDAEGPEYAGDYRLQACLGSGGMGVVHLAASASGLRLAVKVVHARYAEDPEFRARFRQEVAAARRVSGAFTAPVVDADPDAVRPWMATLYVPGPTLAEQVKRNGPLSPAQLRRLTAGLAEALRDIHRAGVVHRDLKPSNVLLTDTGPKVIDFGISRPVDSDLHTETGKLIGSPPFMAPEQFQRPREVGPAADVFALGSVLVHAATGHGPFDSDSPYIVAYQVVHDEPDLTDVPEELAPLLARCLAKDPAERPTPAEIMSALLPPSYEAEAFIPAQRRRPTLPESEPGVSPAWDADTRVRATAVPPPRRRRPRIRPRLTAALVAGLALTGAGLYGALSTPADGGPETPARPDEVATAFAGWRTPLQERGPTAAPACAHGGGALYCVARGVGIARLDPVTGRVLWSRTTPIDSETPTAPVLLTDGLVGAAAPTDPLRAYATGGGAPGWSAVETEGAPELYRAAGSAVVLADGRGGLRALDSRSGKELWRHGLTGFAVPRLGAYDAPSGLLSVTETSADGTSTRVGTVLPRTGEVVWQRSLDGDLAALGRTGAGALVLADHYQDPLIDGLVLVGPDGSADSVRRLALPHRIDVRGVAVRGAVVHILDANGHLTAFDTAAEKGRVLWELETGAGNVSVPVLGGDDRLYFSVQDGRLLAVNTKRGALIGQTRPRLRNGRLGYAPMVPEPLVAGDRVFGTAPDGSVFAVDAREPESW, encoded by the coding sequence ATGCCACCGTTGCGCAGCACCGGCGCCGACCGCGATGCGGAGGGGCCCGAGTACGCGGGCGACTACCGGCTCCAGGCGTGTCTGGGGTCCGGCGGCATGGGGGTCGTCCACCTCGCCGCCTCGGCCTCCGGCCTGCGGCTCGCGGTCAAGGTCGTACACGCTCGGTATGCGGAGGACCCGGAGTTCCGGGCCCGTTTCCGCCAGGAGGTCGCGGCCGCCCGGCGGGTGAGCGGGGCCTTCACGGCGCCTGTCGTCGACGCCGACCCCGATGCCGTACGCCCCTGGATGGCCACCCTCTACGTGCCCGGGCCGACCCTCGCCGAACAGGTGAAGCGGAACGGCCCCCTGTCCCCCGCCCAGCTGCGCCGGCTCACGGCCGGGCTCGCGGAGGCGCTGCGCGACATCCACCGCGCCGGGGTCGTCCACCGGGACCTCAAGCCCAGCAACGTCCTGCTCACCGACACCGGCCCCAAGGTCATCGACTTCGGCATCTCCCGGCCCGTGGACAGTGATCTGCACACGGAGACGGGGAAGCTGATCGGGTCGCCGCCTTTCATGGCGCCCGAGCAGTTCCAGCGGCCCAGGGAGGTCGGGCCGGCTGCGGACGTCTTCGCGCTGGGTTCGGTCCTCGTGCACGCGGCGACCGGACACGGCCCGTTCGACTCCGACAGCCCGTACATCGTGGCCTACCAGGTCGTCCACGACGAGCCGGATCTGACGGACGTGCCGGAGGAGCTCGCGCCGCTCCTGGCGCGCTGCCTCGCCAAGGATCCCGCCGAGCGGCCGACGCCCGCCGAGATCATGTCGGCGCTGCTGCCGCCCTCGTACGAGGCGGAGGCGTTCATACCGGCCCAGCGGCGGCGGCCCACCCTGCCGGAGAGCGAGCCCGGCGTCTCCCCCGCCTGGGACGCGGACACACGCGTCCGGGCGACCGCCGTGCCGCCCCCGCGCCGTCGGCGCCCGCGGATCCGGCCGCGGCTGACGGCCGCCCTCGTCGCCGGGCTCGCGCTGACCGGCGCCGGGCTGTACGGGGCGCTGAGCACTCCCGCGGACGGCGGGCCCGAGACCCCCGCCCGCCCGGACGAGGTGGCCACGGCCTTCGCGGGCTGGCGGACGCCGCTCCAGGAGCGGGGCCCCACGGCGGCCCCGGCCTGCGCGCACGGCGGCGGCGCGCTGTACTGCGTGGCCCGGGGCGTCGGCATCGCCCGGCTCGACCCCGTCACCGGGCGGGTCCTGTGGTCGCGGACCACCCCCATCGACTCGGAGACCCCGACCGCCCCCGTCCTCCTGACCGACGGCCTCGTCGGCGCCGCCGCCCCCACGGACCCGCTGCGGGCGTACGCGACGGGGGGCGGCGCCCCCGGGTGGAGCGCCGTCGAGACGGAGGGTGCCCCCGAGCTGTACCGGGCGGCCGGCAGCGCTGTCGTCCTTGCCGACGGGCGGGGCGGGCTCCGGGCCCTCGACAGCCGCAGCGGGAAGGAGCTGTGGCGGCACGGCCTGACCGGTTTCGCGGTCCCGCGGCTCGGCGCGTACGACGCTCCTTCCGGGCTGCTGTCCGTCACCGAGACCTCGGCCGACGGGACGAGCACCCGGGTCGGTACGGTCCTGCCCAGGACCGGCGAGGTGGTCTGGCAGCGGAGCCTGGACGGCGATCTCGCCGCACTCGGCCGCACCGGCGCCGGAGCCCTCGTCCTCGCGGACCACTACCAGGACCCGCTGATCGACGGCCTGGTCCTGGTGGGCCCCGACGGCTCGGCGGACTCCGTGCGGCGGCTGGCCCTGCCCCACCGGATCGACGTCCGGGGCGTCGCCGTGCGCGGCGCGGTCGTCCACATCCTCGACGCGAACGGCCACCTCACCGCCTTCGACACCGCCGCGGAGAAGGGGCGGGTGCTGTGGGAGCTGGAGACGGGCGCCGGAAACGTCTCCGTGCCGGTCCTCGGCGGCGACGACCGCCTCTACTTCTCCGTCCAGGACGGGCGGCTGCTCGCCGTCAACACCAAGCGCGGCGCGCTGATCGGCCAGACCCGGCCGCGGCTGCGGAACGGGCGGCTCGGCTACGCGCCCATGGTTCCCGAGCCCCTGGTCGCCGGGGACCGGGTGTTCGGGACGGCGCCCGACGGCTCCGTATTCGCGGTCGACGCGCGCGAGCCCGAGTCCTGGTGA
- the ilvD gene encoding dihydroxy-acid dehydratase, which produces MPELRSRTVTHGRNMAGARALMRASGVPGADIGRKPIIAVANSFTEFVPGHTHLQPVGRIVSEAITAAGGIAREFNTIAVDDGIAMGHGGMLYSLPSRDLIADSVEYMVEAHCADALICISNCDKITPGMLMAALRLNIPTVFVSGGPMESGRAVLVDGTVRTLDLVDAMSDAVNPKISDEDMLRIEENACPTCGSCSGMFTANSMNCLTEAIGLSLPGNGSLLATHTGRKALYENAARTVVDITRRYYDEDDASVLPRAVATRAAFENAMALDIAMGGSTNTILHLLAAAQEAELDYGLGDMDEVSRRVPCLAKVAPNVAKDRTYYMEDVHRAGGIPAILGELYRAGLLNEDVHSVHSRSIKEWLDAWDVRGGSPTDEAVELFHAAPGCVRSATAFSQSERWEALDVDAAGGCIRDAAHAYSKDGGLAVLRGNLAVDGCVVKTAGVDESIWTFEGPAVVCESQDEAVEKILNKQVTDGDVVVIRYEGPRGGPGMQEMLYPTSFLKGRGLGKTCALVTDGRFSGGTSGLSIGHASPEAASGGTIALVEDGDRIRIDIPSRSIELLVDEATLAARRDALNGVYAPKNRERKVSAALKAYAAMATSADKGAVRDVSKLG; this is translated from the coding sequence ATGCCCGAGCTGAGGTCCCGCACAGTCACCCACGGCCGCAACATGGCGGGCGCACGCGCCCTTATGCGCGCCTCCGGTGTACCGGGCGCGGACATCGGCCGTAAGCCGATCATCGCGGTGGCCAACTCCTTCACGGAGTTCGTCCCCGGCCACACCCATCTCCAGCCGGTCGGCCGGATCGTCTCCGAGGCCATCACGGCCGCCGGCGGCATCGCCCGCGAGTTCAACACGATCGCCGTCGACGACGGCATCGCGATGGGCCACGGCGGCATGCTCTACAGCCTCCCGTCCCGCGACCTGATCGCGGACAGCGTGGAGTACATGGTCGAGGCGCACTGCGCCGACGCCCTGATCTGCATCTCCAACTGCGACAAGATCACCCCCGGCATGCTGATGGCCGCCCTGCGCCTCAACATCCCGACGGTCTTCGTCTCCGGCGGCCCGATGGAGTCCGGCCGCGCGGTCCTCGTCGACGGCACGGTCCGCACGCTCGACCTGGTCGACGCGATGTCCGACGCCGTGAACCCGAAGATCTCGGACGAGGACATGCTCCGGATCGAGGAGAACGCCTGTCCGACCTGCGGGTCCTGTTCCGGCATGTTCACCGCCAACTCGATGAACTGCCTGACCGAGGCGATCGGCCTCTCCCTCCCCGGCAACGGCTCGCTCCTCGCGACCCACACCGGCCGCAAGGCGCTGTACGAGAACGCGGCCCGCACGGTCGTCGACATCACCCGCCGGTACTACGACGAGGACGACGCCTCCGTCCTGCCGCGCGCGGTCGCGACCCGCGCCGCCTTCGAGAACGCCATGGCCCTCGACATCGCCATGGGCGGCTCGACCAACACGATCCTCCACCTGCTCGCCGCCGCCCAGGAGGCCGAGCTCGACTACGGCCTCGGCGACATGGACGAGGTCTCGCGCCGGGTTCCCTGCCTGGCCAAGGTCGCCCCGAACGTCGCCAAGGACCGCACGTACTACATGGAGGACGTGCACCGGGCGGGCGGCATCCCGGCCATCCTCGGCGAGCTGTACCGCGCCGGCCTCCTCAACGAGGACGTCCACTCCGTCCACTCCCGCTCCATCAAGGAGTGGCTGGACGCCTGGGACGTGCGCGGCGGCTCCCCGACGGACGAGGCCGTCGAGCTGTTCCACGCGGCCCCCGGCTGCGTCCGCTCGGCGACCGCCTTCTCGCAGTCCGAGCGCTGGGAGGCGCTGGACGTGGACGCGGCCGGCGGCTGCATCCGCGACGCGGCCCACGCGTACTCGAAGGACGGCGGCCTCGCGGTCCTGCGCGGCAACCTGGCCGTGGACGGCTGCGTCGTGAAGACGGCCGGCGTCGACGAGTCGATCTGGACCTTCGAGGGCCCGGCCGTCGTCTGCGAGTCGCAGGACGAGGCCGTCGAGAAGATCCTCAACAAGCAGGTCACCGACGGCGACGTGGTCGTCATCCGCTACGAGGGCCCGCGCGGCGGCCCCGGCATGCAGGAGATGCTCTACCCGACCTCCTTCCTCAAGGGCCGGGGCCTGGGCAAGACCTGCGCGCTGGTGACCGACGGCCGCTTCTCCGGCGGTACGTCGGGCCTGTCCATCGGCCACGCCTCCCCGGAGGCGGCCTCGGGCGGCACGATCGCCCTCGTCGAGGACGGCGACCGGATCCGTATCGACATCCCGAGCCGCTCGATCGAGCTCCTCGTCGACGAGGCCACCCTGGCGGCCCGCCGCGACGCGCTGAACGGCGTGTACGCGCCGAAGAACCGCGAGCGCAAGGTGTCGGCGGCGCTGAAGGCGTACGCGGCGATGGCGACGAGCGCGGACAAGGGCGCGGTCCGCGACGTGTCGAAGCTGGGCTGA